A single genomic interval of Flavihumibacter rivuli harbors:
- a CDS encoding DedA family protein, producing the protein MKQGLIAIIILLCGGLFSATVWAQGNKVRVINQYETPVKDFVLTQGGSSKALSTDKDGYVDLSVDTVQPFTITAEAHDTTSFKWQDVSAEKVVELHKNFTWKDLLNPMFYIVYGGLWLLLFIVFAETGLFAGFFLPGDSLLFVAGIYSTNLAHEFLESFGLGDLQNEWLDLLILVGLISVAGVIGNTVGYWFGRRIGPAMFKWKDNFFFKKRYLDEAHDFYDKHGGGAIVFARFLPIVRTFAPIIAGIVGMDKKKFAFYNISGCIAWVFSMIFAGHFLQIWVKNQFGFELKEHLEMIIILIVLVTTAPVIWKLVTGRNKAKS; encoded by the coding sequence ATGAAGCAAGGACTAATAGCAATTATCATCTTATTGTGCGGTGGGCTGTTCAGTGCAACGGTATGGGCGCAAGGGAATAAGGTGAGGGTGATCAACCAGTACGAAACACCGGTAAAGGATTTCGTGCTGACGCAGGGAGGAAGCAGCAAGGCGTTGAGCACAGACAAGGATGGTTATGTGGACCTGAGTGTTGATACGGTTCAGCCGTTTACCATTACAGCAGAGGCGCATGACACAACAAGTTTCAAGTGGCAGGATGTTTCCGCAGAAAAGGTAGTGGAGCTCCATAAAAACTTCACCTGGAAAGACCTGCTGAACCCGATGTTCTATATTGTTTACGGTGGGTTGTGGTTGTTGCTTTTCATCGTATTTGCAGAAACAGGCTTGTTTGCAGGTTTCTTCCTGCCGGGTGACAGTCTCCTGTTTGTAGCGGGTATTTACAGTACCAACCTGGCCCATGAATTCCTCGAGTCGTTCGGCCTGGGCGACCTGCAAAATGAGTGGCTCGACCTCCTGATCCTGGTGGGCCTGATATCCGTTGCAGGTGTCATCGGGAATACCGTGGGCTATTGGTTTGGAAGAAGGATCGGCCCTGCCATGTTCAAGTGGAAGGATAATTTCTTCTTCAAGAAAAGGTACCTGGATGAAGCCCATGATTTTTATGACAAGCATGGAGGTGGGGCAATAGTATTTGCTCGTTTCCTACCCATCGTTAGGACCTTTGCTCCCATCATTGCGGGCATTGTAGGTATGGATAAGAAGAAATTTGCTTTCTATAATATCAGCGGATGTATTGCCTGGGTGTTCAGTATGATCTTTGCTGGTCACTTCCTGCAGATATGGGTGAAGAACCAGTTTGGCTTTGAGTTGAAGGAGCACCTTGAAATGATCATTATCCTGATCGTGCTGGTAACCACCGCTCCCGTTATCTGGAAACTGGTAACCGGGAGGAATAAGGCAAAATCCTGA